Proteins encoded in a region of the Phoenix dactylifera cultivar Barhee BC4 chromosome 3, palm_55x_up_171113_PBpolish2nd_filt_p, whole genome shotgun sequence genome:
- the LOC103709701 gene encoding protein transport protein Sec61 subunit beta-like, translated as MARGTSQSQASSNAGGARPVTVGPRGSAAAAAGMRRRRLGGGGGGGGASGGGSNMLRFYTDDAPGLKMTPTVVLVMSLCFIGFVTALHVFGKLYRYRSATTGGA; from the coding sequence ATGGCGAGGGGCACTTCGCAGTCGCAGGCGTCGTCGAACGCGGGGGGCGCGCGGCCGGTCACGGTGGGGCCACGGGGTTCGGCCGCGGCCGCTGCGGGGATGCGGCGGAGACGGctggggggcggcggcggcggcggaggggccTCTGGCGGCGGGAGCAACATGCTGAGGTTCTACACCGATGACGCCCCGGGCCTCAAGATGACGCCCACCGTGGTCCTGGTGATGAGCCTCTGCTTCATCGGCTTCGTCACCGCCCTCCACGTCTTCGGCAAGCTCTACCGCTACCGATCCGCCACCACAGGCGGTGCTTGA